From Cinclus cinclus chromosome 2, bCinCin1.1, whole genome shotgun sequence, one genomic window encodes:
- the CFAP300 gene encoding cilia- and flagella-associated protein 300, whose amino-acid sequence MSAEGERGPERVVFRALPQKTFSCLRDRDIAGRLLKWSMQGRITAQAFSFDQQFKPYQKDEFLMAFFNDQSVNSSLKLLSASGQWTTLGSKVTKIEATVVPCTQISLSFFDRLYSEGIVREAGTIVKCYDDYYDDILIADELRKVLLLEDSDHYDLFTQLDREEFLFCLFKHFCIGGTLCQFEDAVDPYLETTKAFYKDLVSVQKNPETKDIHVISTVFRVSAYDANGLCYPSSKSHLQTFAYLIVDPCKRHVNILYHCFGGSLFTN is encoded by the exons ATGTCCGCGGAGGGCGAGCGCGGCCCGGAGCGCGTCGTGTTCCGAGCCCTGCCGCAGAAAACCTTCTCCTGCCTGCGGGACAGGGACATCGCGGGCCGACTCCTCAAATG gtcCATGCAAGGCAGGATCACAGCACAAGCGTTCAGTTTTGACCAGCAGTTTAAGCCCTATCAAAAGGATGAGTTTCTTATG GCATTTTTTAATGATCAAAGTGTGAACTCCAGTTTAAAGTTGCTGTCAGCTTCTGGACAATGGACTACATTGG GTTCCAAAGTGACAAAAATTGAAGCTACAGTGGTACCCTGTACACAGATTTCCTTGTCATTTTTTGATCGGCTGTACTCTGAAGGAATTGTTAGAGAAGCTGGGACTATTGTGAAATGTTATGATGACTATTATGATGATATTCTTATTGCTGATGAATTAAGGAAG GTCTTGCTTCTGGAGGATTCTGACCATTATGACTTATTCACTCAATTGGATCGTGAGGAATTTCTGTTCTGtctttttaagcatttttgCATTGGAGGAACTCTTTGCCAGTTTGAAGATGCAGTTGACCCATACTTAGAAACTACAAAAGCTTTTTATAAAGACTTGGTGAG TGTTCAAAAGAATCCTGAAACAAAAGATATACATGTTATTTCTACGGTCTTCAGAGTGTCTGCATAT gaTGCTAATGGCCTGTGTTACCCTTCAAGCAAAAGCCACCTACAGACTTTTGCCTACTTGATTGTGGATCCCTGCAAGCGACACGTAAATATTCTGTATCACTGTTTCGGTGGAAGCCTATTTACAAACTAG